One stretch of Bombina bombina isolate aBomBom1 chromosome 7, aBomBom1.pri, whole genome shotgun sequence DNA includes these proteins:
- the LOC128667198 gene encoding zinc finger protein 614 gives MEEMKKHKEKMTERILNHALEIIYLLTGEEYTIVKKKLPHSSIHLLTGEVPIKCDDVAVYFSLEEWEYIEHHKDYYNELMLENKKNVSNLDKATPRDADVHDENEDIVSIGEEEGAEKAENEIQEVEIHSDICSELSDYNEENIDVISVNEEENTKLDSNIQPVTEICADGSVSVLEACSPLVISEDNSCISQGNQRDDSLEILPNDSVLYNSGNFISPPFYQCEQNASPLGETSERNHSAIRFTNEQFEEANYPDSDLNFNPNLSYIAHQKTTRVQKPHKCNECGKNFSYRCRLFVHRRTHASEKPHRCNRCGKHFATKDSLIIHERSHTGENPYHCDECGKNFAYKCRLIVHQRTHTGEKPHRCNECGKDFASKANLIIHQRKHTGESPYICKECGKRFISKPYLVAHKRSHTGEKPYMCNECGKQFVSKTNLIIHQRIHTGEKLHKCSECGKAFPVKSRLLQHQMVHEREKIQEPSQHDQFLLQYQQQEHICLDCGKTFDSRKSLTAHERTHRAGKST, from the exons ATGGAAGAAATGAAAAAGCACAAAGAGAAGATGACAGAGCGGATTCTGAATCACGCGCTAGAGATAATCTACCTGCTGACTGGGGAG GAATATACCATTGTGAAGAAGAAATTACCCCATAGCAGCATCCATTTGTTGACCGGGGAG GTCCCTATAAAGTGTGAcgatgttgctgtgtatttctcaTTGGAGGAGTGGGAATATATAGAGCACCATAAAGATTACTACAATGAGCTAATGTTGGAGAATAAGAAGAACGTCAGTAATCTGGACAAAGCAACACCCAGAGATGCAG ACGTCCATGATGAAAATGAAGATATTGTCTCAATCGGTGAAGAAGAGGGGGCTGAGAAagctgaaaatgaaattcaagaagtGGAAATTCATTCAGACATCTGTTCCG AATTATCAGACTACAATGAGGAAAATATAGATGTAATATCAGTTAATGAAGAAGAGAATACAAAGCTTGACTCAAATATTCAGCCCGTGACAGAGATATGTGCAG ATGGATCGGTGAGCGTTTTAGAAGCATGTTCACCACTTGTGATATCAGAAGATAATTCCTGTATATCTCAAGGCAACCAAAGAGACGATTCCTTAGAAATCTTACCCAATGATTCTGTTTTATATAACAGCGGAAATTTCATATCTCCACCATTTTATCAATGTGAACAAAACGCATCTCCTCTAGGGGAGACTTCTGAACGTAATCACAGTGCCATAAGATTTACAAATGAGCAGTTTGAAGAGGCAAACTACCCAGATAGTGATTTGAACTttaatccaaacctaagttacatagCCCATCAAAAGACAACCAGGGTCCAGAAGCCTCATAAATGCAATGAATGCGGGAAAAACTTTTCTTACAGATGTAGACTTTTTGTTCATCGGAGAACGCACGCCAGTGAAAAACCTCATCGATGTAATCGCTGCGGAAAGCATTTTGCTACTAAAGATAGTCTTATTATACACGAGCGATCACACACCGGAGAAAATCCGTATCACTGTGATGAATGTGGTAAAAATTTTGCATATAAATGTCGCCTTATTGTACATCAGAGAACGCACACTGGTGAAAAACCTCATAGATGTAATGAATGTGGCAAGGATTTCGCATCTAAAGCAAATCTTATAATACATCAGAGAAAACACACAGGCGAGAGCCCTTACATTTGCAAGGAGTGCGGGAAACGCTTTATTTCTAAACCGTATTTAGTTGCACACAAAAGATCTCATACGGGGGAAAAGCCTTATATGTGTAACGAATGCGGAAAGCAATTTGTATCCAAAACGAATCTTATTATTCACCAgcgaattcatacaggagagaaacttCATAAATGCAGCGAATGTGGCAAAGCGTTTCCTGTTAAATCCCGTTTGCTTCAGCATCAGATGGTTCATGAAAGAGAGAAAATACAAGAACCTTCTCAACATGATCAATTCTTACTTCAATACCAGCAGCAAGAACATATTTGCCTGGACTGCGGGAAAACTTTTGATTCCAGAAAAAGTCTAACTGCACACGAGAGAACTCACAGGGCAGGGAAATCCACTTGA